The nucleotide window TACTCCCCGAGAATATTGCGGACGTGCTGCCGTCCGAAGCGCGCAAGATCGAAGAGTTGCGCCGCCGCCTGCTGGACCGCTTCCGCACCTATGGCTACGAAATGGTCATGCCGCCGTTGCTCGAGTATCTCGAGTCGCTGCTCGTGGGCAGCGGGCGCGACCTGAACCTGCGCACGTTCAAGCTCGTCGATCAGCTGTCGGGCCGCACGCTCGGCCTGCGCGCCGACATGACGCCGCAGGTTGCGCGCATCGACGCGCACCTCTTGAACCGCCAGGGCGTGACGCGCCTGTGCTACGCGGGCAACGTGCTGCACACGCTCCCGCGCGGCCTGCACGCCACGCGCGAACAGATCCAGACGGGCGCGGAAATCTACGGTCACGCGGGCCTCGAAGCCGACCTCGAAATCCAGCAGTTGATGCTTGATGCGCTGCGCCTCGCGGGCCTTGCGAAGGTGCGCCTCGACCTCTCGCACGCAGGCGTGCTTGCGGCGATCTGCGAAGCGGACCCGGCTGCGGCTGCACTTGGTGATGCTCTGTATGAAGCGCTCGCTGGCAAGGACGTGCCGCGCCTCGCGGAACTCACGCAGAACCTCGAAGCCGCCACGCGCGACGCCCTGCGTGCGCTGCCGTCGCTCTACGGCGACGCGAGCGTGATCGACGAAGCGCGCGCGTGTCTGCCGGCGCTGCCGGGCATTGCCCGTGCGCTCGACGATCTCGCGTTCCTCGTGCGCGAGATCGAGGGCGCGGAGTTGATGATCGACCTCGCGGATCTCGGCGGCTACGCGTACCACAGCGGCGTGATGTTCTCCGCGTACGTGGACGGCGTACCGAACGCTGTGGCCCGTGGCGGCCGTTACGACAAAGTGGGTGAGGCATACGGCCGCGCCCGCGCGGCAACGGGCTTCTCGCTCGATTTGCGCGAAGTGGCGCGTATTTCCCCAGTCGAGGCGCGCAGCACTGCGATCCTCGCGCCGTGGCGCCATGACGAGGCACTGCGTGCCGCTGTCGTCGCGCTGCGCGATGCAGGCGAGGTCGTGATCCAGGCGCTGCCGGGTCACGAACACGACATGGACGAGTTCGCCTGCGACCGCGTGCTCATCGAGCGCAACGGCGCCTGGGTCGTCGAAAAGCACGCTTGATACCGCACTCGGGCGGCGATACGCGCCGCCCGCGAAGAGAGCCGCGCAAGCGCGCCAAAGGAAGCTTCGCATTGCGCATGCCGTTGAGTGCAAAAGGAAATTCCGCGAATTTCGGGAAAAAAAGGCGGCCTTGCCGCTGAACCCAGGTAGAATACGTTTTTAACCAGCTAACGAAACACCATGTCTGCCAGCGCAGTGAATGTAACCCCGGGGCGCAATGTCGTCGTCGTGGGCACCCAATGGGGCGATGAGGGCAAGGGCAAGATCGTCGACTGGCTGACGGATCACGCGCAAGGCGTGGTGCGTTTCCAGGGCGGTCACAACGCCGGCCATACGCTCATCATCGGCGGCAAGAAGACCATTCTCCGACTGATCCCGTCGGGCATCATGCGCGCCGGCGTCGCCTGCTACATCGGCAATGGCGTGGTGCTCTCGCCTGAAGCGCTTTTCAAGGAAATCG belongs to Paraburkholderia flagellata and includes:
- a CDS encoding ATP phosphoribosyltransferase regulatory subunit, translated to MSTWLLPENIADVLPSEARKIEELRRRLLDRFRTYGYEMVMPPLLEYLESLLVGSGRDLNLRTFKLVDQLSGRTLGLRADMTPQVARIDAHLLNRQGVTRLCYAGNVLHTLPRGLHATREQIQTGAEIYGHAGLEADLEIQQLMLDALRLAGLAKVRLDLSHAGVLAAICEADPAAAALGDALYEALAGKDVPRLAELTQNLEAATRDALRALPSLYGDASVIDEARACLPALPGIARALDDLAFLVREIEGAELMIDLADLGGYAYHSGVMFSAYVDGVPNAVARGGRYDKVGEAYGRARAATGFSLDLREVARISPVEARSTAILAPWRHDEALRAAVVALRDAGEVVIQALPGHEHDMDEFACDRVLIERNGAWVVEKHA